In Euphorbia lathyris chromosome 2, ddEupLath1.1, whole genome shotgun sequence, the sequence ATGATTAATGGATTATAATGCAGTCATGTTCGAATACTATGAAAACACTATCAAACAAGTGAAACTCCAATACCTTATGGAAAATTGGATATTCAGCCTTGTATCTTGTACAAGCAAACACTTGTGCATCTTCACTTGTCCCAGGTTCTTGTTTCAAAAATTGATTGCATGGAAATGCCAAAATTTCAAAACCTGATTTCACCCAATGAAACAAATAACCTCAGTCGGCCATAAATCAAACCCAAAATAACGTAAAATAGATATCAAAACATACTATAGCATATTATTATACAAAGTCTAAGATACGCTTGTTCATATGACTAATAAAGTAGGGTCCCAGGATTCACTATTAGCATCAAAGCCTTAAAACTTGAACTTGCCTtgtaatttagaactttttacaattgataagaaACTGGTCATTGCTTAGAATCTTTCAGCCTGTTAAAACCTATGTGCTCCTCAATCAAACTAAGATTGCATATCAGAAGCTAGATTGACATTAACCTAAACGACCGAGGAAACCAATTGATCATGTTACAGGCTCAGGTTCCGAACTTTTTTTTAACCATAGATAGAAAGAATAGCATAAGTAAGTCATAGAGTCTCCATCATAATTTGGGAGGTACCAAACCAGAAGAGAATTGTAAGACGCAAACATAAGAAAGAGCCAGCAAGATTGTGAAGGTGAAGAGAGAAGTAGCAAACCTTGGTCCTTAAATTTGTTATAAAGTTCAGTCAACTCAGTGTAATTCATATCCGTAAATCCACTGATCAAAAGAATAcagaataattataaaattgaaagCAATTGCcagaaaaatagaaagaaaagagGCAGATAGAAATTACCATTTAGAGGCGACATTGACGATGAGAAGAACCTTCCCTTTGTAGACGCTCAGGTCGACGTCCTGACCTCGGGAATCCTGATAATAAAGAAAGTAAGAAAAAAGGAATGGAAAttgaaagaagaaggagaaaagagAACCTTGACAGTGAATTGATGGACGGATTCAGAAGGAAGTGATGAAGAAGCTCCCATATGTACGAATCGACAGAAATGAATCgggggaagaagaaagaaaagctTGTTCTAcaattagagaagaaagaggATATTGAAGAGTTTGGAGATTAAAATAATGTGTGGTCAACACAAAGCCTAATAATAGCTCATGTCTCTACTTCTTCCAATTACATTCATTTCCCATTTGGTAAGCTATTTTAATTCATTGTTTTCagcttatatttttttcaaaatcactCTCTCTTTAAAGTTTTTGATACATacattacaaaaacaaaatcatTTAATATATCAATTAAAAGCCATGTTAGCTCTTAACTGATTACATTACGAGCTTGTAGTTGATTACATTTTAAATTAGTTGATTGGATAAACTTGcttaaacttttattttgagTTAAATAGTAGTAGAGAGAGATTAATAAGCTAAgtaaaaaaacttataaaaccagttttttcaatattagctttttggatccaataaattgtttcaaatctatcttcaccaaacaccattATTAGAAGTTTAACTAGTCAAAATCTCTAAAATGGCTCAAACATCTCATTTTacctcaaatttttttttaccaaacagagTCATAGTGTTATTTGCTAGAAAATTCTTTATAAAGAATTTGATAAAATATAAATCGTTTTATTagtagagggcgagccttggcgcaacggtaaacgttgttgtcttGTGACctcgggttcgagtcttaggagcggcctcttgccaaataaattggcaggggaaggcttgcccccagtacacccttgtggtgggacccctccccggaccatcgctcagcggggacgcgtagtgcgaccgggccgcctttttttttataaatcgttTTATTAGTATTGTAATCATTgtttatttgttataattaacATTAAATGTCTCATTCCAATCCTCGTTTTTTTCACTCTTTTGCTACAGATAGAAGGCGCCGAAATTTCATCCCAAAACTTCATAATGACGCTGTAAATTGGATCTGAGAGGAACGTGAGCTTTGCTAGGTAGCTCATACATATTTCATGCAACTATTCTCTAGCAGTAGCAGTACCTCTCAGGAAGTTATCACTATCATTTGACCAAAAGTGACCGTGGATCACAACAGTATACTTAGGgatgtaatcgagccgagccgagctttgatttgttcaagctcggctcgctataaaattaacgagctcgagcccccCGCTgtcgagcttgctataaaattaacgagttcGAGCCCGAGCCAAgatttggcttgctcaacgagctcgagccgagcttcgagcttgtttcgagcccaaaatcctctttggacttggttcattacgaaaattatctaaccataaattgtttgtgagtaaatcgttaattatatttataaagtttgctcgcaaataactctttaattgtgtacataaacaagctcacaagcaaagttcgtgaataaataaacaagatgcttacaagtAGTTCATCTAttgctcatttattatgtttgtgaacggaCTCATCTGatagcaaataaaataatattaagtttagatatttgtgaactaacacaaaaccatatagttttctacaaaactaaaatttgttcataaatgttctaatcgagtctgctcgcgagctttcgagccgagctttgtcCTGCTCAAgttcggctcgtttacaaaccgAACCAGTAAATCATGCTCACGAAcgactcgtttacaaatcgagccgagcttttatcgagccgaccacGGAGCTGCTCATGGACAGCTcgactcatttacagccctaagtATACTGCTAGCACCATTCCAGAAGGAGGAATTCCGCAAAGCCTTATTCGAGATGAACCCTAATAAGGCACCGGGATCGGACAACTTTAATCCGATCTTCTACcagatttttttaatatactcaGTAATGATGTTTTTGCCGCAGGTGCCAATGGCTGGAGCAAGGGTCTTTCCTGAGAAGCTGAATGATGCAACCATTTAATTGGTGCCTAAATGTGACGAGCCCCAAATAATGAAATATTTGTGGTCGATAGCCTTATGTAACGTGGTGTACAAGATAGTCTCAAAGGTATTACCTAACCGACTTCAATAGGTCCTACCAGAAATCATATCTAAGACTCAATCATCGTTTCTACAGGGACGTTCTATCCATGACAACATTCTGATATCGTTTGAACTAATTCATAGCATGAAGAGAAACGTGAGTAAGAAAAAAAGAGACGTAGCACTAAAAATTAACATCAACAAAGCATACGATATTGTGGATTGGAATTATTTGCGGGCTATTCAGTTGAAACTGGGTTTTTCTGAGAGATGGGTTAACATGATGCTACTTTGTGTTTCTACAATGAATATTATGCGAAAGTTAAATCTAATCTAGTAGGCCCCATAACCCAAAAAGGGGGACTTAGTAAGGGGGATCCTTTATccccttatttatttttattatgtgcCGAAGGTCTAACAGCTATATTGTCTGCTGCAAAAACCAAAGGACATTTACATGGATGTTAGGTGGGTCGAGGTGCTCCCTCAATTTCTCATCTTCTCTGTCGAtgatacatttttttttcaaagcaACCATTACTGAATGTTGAGTTCTTAAGCAACCATTGATGGATTATGAATAGGTTATCAATTTTGATAAATCTGGTATCATGTGCAGCAGTAATATGGCTTCGGAGAATGCGGCAGCCTTTTCCCATATCTTAGGGGTTGTCAAGCCAATTATATTTGCTCAtttctgttggaaattaggctaaggtaagggctgtaaacgagccgagacgctcatgagcagctcggcgttcggctcgataaaagctcggctcggctcggctcgatttgtaaacgagccgttcGTGAGCACGATTTTCAAGCTCAGTTCGTAAACGAGCAGAGCttgagcagaccaaagctcggctcaaaAGCTCGCGAGCAAGCTCGATATAATGTTAATGAacaagctcgataaaagctcgtgaACAAACTCGATAAAAACTcgtttaaataatattat encodes:
- the LOC136218310 gene encoding probable glutathione peroxidase 5: MGASSSLPSESVHQFTVKDSRGQDVDLSVYKGKVLLIVNVASKCGFTDMNYTELTELYNKFKDQGFEILAFPCNQFLKQEPGTSEDAQVFACTRYKAEYPIFHKVRVNGPDTPPLYKFLKSSKGGFLGSRIKWNFTKFLVDKEGHVIERYGPTTNPLSFQDDIKKALEK